Sequence from the Alosa sapidissima isolate fAloSap1 chromosome 21, fAloSap1.pri, whole genome shotgun sequence genome:
AAATAAGAGGATTTTGTGTATTTCCTGCCCCCTAAAATTGACATGGTAGCTAATTCTTGCAATTGGAGAATATAACATtaggatatcattattgtttgTTGATGTGTTGTCCAAAAGGAAAGCACAGTCCATTTGGCAATTCGATTGAAACGTCGTAGAAGCTGGACAGGGAGCATTTTAAAAAAGGGGATTCCGTATGCTTCTGGCACTTCCCCCACCCTCACAGCTTTACTCGGGCCGGGCGGCGCAAGCTCCTGTTTACATTCGCATTCATTATCTGCATCCGTCAGCGATTTGCTGTAGAGGCGGTCAATTAAATGGCATTTACGCGCAGTTCTCTTCAAGCAATCACCGAGTGTGACCACATGAGAACAATACGCAAATGGGGGATATTTGTGAAGCATGTTTGGATCTCTGTAGTGCGagtactgtttgtttgttgactTTTCTCATTTCTAAACCAACCATCTGCAGAAAATGcgatttttcttttctcaaaTGCATTTCTTAATTTTATCAGAACTTAAATGTTCAGAAATAGAGCTTTGAAGTGTCTAATATTGTGCCACTCAATGATTTCCACAAATTATGAAATCAGGCAAATCTAAAACATTTAAAGTAGACATATTTCGATATTCTTCACTTGTTAGCCCACCACCCATCCAAACTCACACTATTGTCTGTAAAAAAtagtcctgttttttttttggcataCAATATGTGATTTGCTACATTTTCAATTAAATGACCATAGGGCAAACGTAGCCTTCTTCAGATAGGTAGACTGCAATTCTATTTTCTCGTGCTATAGCCAACTCATCCTCATACACGCTTTGAACGTTGCGTTTTGAATGTGCAGGGACGTGGAGGATGtttgagatggacagagagaaaacTGACCATCCACGCTGAGTGGCCAGAGGCAtagagggggttgggggtcacGTAGGCCCAGTACTGTCCGAGGGGAGCACGGCGAGGGCGCGCGCAGGGAGGTGGGGTCTTCTTCCGACCCATGCAGCTTCAGTTAGGTGTTCTCGCCTCTGATTGGCCTCCTTCTGATTTTGGGGCCTATCAACGTGGAATGTGTAATTTATCAGCGAGATGATTGCAATTGAGTATCACGTGGCCTTGACCGAAAAAGGTGGGGGTGGTATGTGAAATAGATAGGGTGAAGAGAGCTATTGGTGCTTTGTGCTTGAGAGGTGACCGATATCTCGCAGGGAGGATTTACAGAAAAAAGGACAATAATTTGGATatctatgtttttgtttgtttgattcaACTGGCGTGCTAGAGACCCTGGATACCACTGGCCATGGCAGAAGGTAATGACACAATCTACTTGCAGTTGTATTGGTAGGTTTAAAGGTGCCTTTTTTGAGGGGGcaagaaacagaaaagagtGGGTTGGGTTTCCTTGCATTGTCTCCCAGATTTGGGGGGTCCTTTACAAAAAAACCTTCCCAGCTCTCCTTTTTACTTTGTATTGGTGGGGCCAAACTGTCTCCAGATCCTTTTGTTTGCTCGTTTCCACTGGCTGTCGTGTCTTCATTATAGCCTCTTTTCTTTCTGGGGGGGATTTTGAAAGGCTCTTGAGGAGAGAGGGGCATGCGTGGGAAGCGTGGACACGGATATTTAGGATTATAATTTACTCGGGCTAAAAGGGTGATATGGGCTCAGTTTGCCATCAGCTTTATACAGGTGAGGTGTTGCACAACATTTGGTCTCAAATCTCTCCTAACGTTATTGGTTGTGGTGGGGTAGTAATAATTAAATGTAACTTTATTTTAGTTATTTAATTGATGTAAGCGTGTCTTTGGCTCTTgatgtatttatgtttttggctatgtgttttgttttctatATCGAAACGCGCACAATTGTATACATTTAGCACGTTCAATAATACCTAGCATATTATGAAAAGTCGCCTATGTTAATCGATAAACTAAGTTACTGGTGGTAGCCTGTCAAACATTAGTAGACAGAAACATGTACTTTTATATAGTTTATAGAAGTTTATTATTGTTGATGTCTTTATAACCAATGTCTTTAGAAATGCATTGTTGTAATATGGCTGCGTCAAATGTTTTGGTACATTTATTTCTTAGGTTGATCaacctgttttattttattttaatttaatgcTGCCCCGCTGAGAATTAACTTCTCAGTTATTTCATGATAACTTTTTTTGTGGTTTGTCATGTTATCAAACCACATATCTGCAGTTCTGCTTTAAATATGAATGATTGGATTGTTCCCTAGAGAATACTTCGTTGATTGATGGCATTGACATGCACAGATTATAGATTTATTGATTTGAGTTGTCGTTTTACTAAAGGatattttgattatttttgttatttattttggtTATTAATtgggcattattattattattattattattattatcatataaCAATAATTAATCATTTTATTTTAAGATGGCCTACGTTTATTCGTTTCAGTGTAATGCAAAGAAGGCAACATTATGGATGTTGCAAGTCATTTCGAAATATTTAACCAAATAAAACCCCGTTTGAACGAAAAGCATGTGTCACGGTGGAACTGTCCACGAGTCAGTCCAGGGGTGCCATGCCTGCATTTCGCGCGAAGCTTCAGTTACCTCTTTATGCAACACGTTGATAAACCAATCCATGTCGAACCCCAACGGTGATGATGCCGAAGAACATTCACGTAAGATACCACCCTTGCTCGAACGAATGAGTGAACAGTTGGGTTTACTTAATCTGGACGATTCTTCTTGTTGGATTGAGAGAATTTCTCACATGGTTGTGGTATTTTTGTTTCATCCGAAGGGGGCTGCGCAAAGACCGAAGAAGGGGAGGCACCGAGCTCCGAGGAGGATTCTGGTTCTTTTCACGGTAGCGGAGTGTGCAAATGGTTTAACGTACGGATGGGGTTCGGGTTCCTATCCATGACCAACAGGGACGGTGTCCCTCTCGAAACCGCCGTCGATGTGTTTGTTCATCAGGTAAGTTCGATACATTGACGCACCACCATAGTATGGCGCATGacattgtttattgttttctaGGCCCAGCATGGAgttcacgtgaggatattaagctATTGGCTAACACACAAGACAGTTCCTTTTGATTTGCAGTTAAATTTAAGACTATTACTCGTGTTTTGGGGAACATAACAGACTTCTTCGAAACGCAGTAAAAAGAGGTTAAATTCGCCCCGCCCCTTAATGCTTGGTATTGATCAGATATCTCAAATAAAGGACCAATTGCAATCGTATCTATCCGTAGTGCCTTAGTGGAGTTATACCCAACGAAACGCGCAGAGTTAGTCATTTGGTGATTTAAACTATGAAATACAGGTATTCTGACACATTATATTCTGACACATCGATTTAGTTCCCCGTAATCTTATCTTACTGTgtacgcgcgcgtgtgtgtggttgtgtgtgtgtaagtggaaGTAAATGTATTTTGAACTGGACTGTTCATGATTGCGCAAGacctctgtttttttctgtattgtCACTCAGGCCTCAAAGTGAACTTATTTTACCTGGCACCAAAATTGTTTTATGACCATTAACTCTCCTCACATATTGTGGTGACTATGTACTTGTCCTAATCATGGTGGATTCGTACAAATACCCAGTCATTTAGCCAGGAGTAGGCCCAGTGCTTGTGGAAAAACTGTATAGTTTTAGAGATTTGTTGAAGTTGTGTCCGGGCAATGGTCCTGGTGTGGGTACTTTCATATAAAAATCTATAACTATATGTGTAGCCTTAATAAATATGGGAAAACAAGTCATGTTCATTTGCCCAAAAAATGGCAACAGTCTCATAAAAGAAACACATTGAATACCAGAAGGGTTGACCAGCAGTGAAGCAAGCACTGACCTTTATTTTCCATCTCTGAAATTGAGCTGTTTTCCGCTAAGTGAGGTGGTCTAAGTGGTGTGATCAGGCTTGTCTCATAGATCAAAGCAGATAAATAGTCCAATACATTGattttatatatagatatatattatCAATGTATTGGACTATATatatcttatatatatatatatatatatatatatatatatatatatatatatatatatatatatatatatatatatatatagacatacatacatacatacagtcaaTGGTCAAATATCCCTCTGCTTTGCCTTCTCTTTATCATTTTATCTAACTCAAGTTTGTTCGAGATATTATTCTGGTCTGTCTTTTTGAATGAGATCAGAATAACATTGTGCTTTCAAGTGCCCAGTCCATCCATGCCATCAGAAGGAGTCATTCATCCTCTAAACCTGGTTCTGTTTAAGGAGTATCACTGATAACTACCACTCGGTTGTTTGTTTAGATGAGAAGGTCAGGGAGATGTTTCAGAGTGTCCTCGCAGGATGCATTAATAAAGCCTGAGTGACTAGTTTCTTGAGACTTAAAGCAAGACCTCCCTTCACAAGCTTGCCAACTCTGTTTGCGTGAATCAATCACACTCGGAACTAGTTGCTGGTAGAGGACCTGTAGGGTTTGGCTGGACAATGGTGGCCATTGTCAGTCTAAAAGAAGGAAATCCTGCCGGCTGtgatgtggtagagagagagagagagagaaggttctGTAATATTTGGGTTGTAGGTGCATACCTCATAACACAGAGTATTTGAAAGTAAATTTTGCAGGAAACAATAACTTGATATCAAGGGTCATGGGAGCAGTGTATACAGGTTGCAAAGTATTGACATTTATTGAAGtgattgaaagagagaaaaagtgctGAAGATTTTGGGAGAGTATTTTTAGTGTCCTATTTGGAGGAATAACTTACAACAGAACCAAGACAAATCTCCAGAAAGcattggggagagagagagagagagagagagagagagagagagcaccaaaCTCATTCATAAAAATCTTCAGGAGGAGCCAGTAGTaaagagggggtgtgggggggggggggcgggggtcgTTGTTGAGGTAGTAGAGGTCAGCGCATAGTTCCGGGAAGCCCTGACGGGGGTGGGGAGGAATGCGAGGTTGTCAAGCAATCAGGACTCTGAATTCCTTTCCCACCAAACTTACTTCAAGGGCCCACCCAGCCTCCTCCCGCACGCCGCGGTGCCATCAGGAGCGTCTGGGATAAGCCCGACGGCATGCGCCAAACCATAACCCCACtcttgagcacacacacacacacacacacacacacacacacacacacacacacacacacactatacagacacacacacacacacactatacagacacacacacacacacactatacacacacacacacacacactatacagacacacacacacacacactatacacacacacacacacacacacacacactatacagacacacacacacacacactatacacacacacactatacacacacacactatacacacacacacacactatacacacacacacacacacactatacacacacacactatacacacactatacacacacacacacacactatacacacacacacactatacacacactatacacacactacacacacacactatacacacacacacactatacacatacacacacacacatacattctcttCTTGTGCTGCTTCTTGCTGCTTTCGTCCTCATGACCACATCGTTTAAACAGCTCTTGAATGTTGGTGCTGCTTTTTCAGTCAGATTTCCCAACCGCTCCAATCCCCTTtcgtttttctttctctctctccctctctctctctctctctctctctctctctccccccctccctccctctccttacTGCTAGCATAACCTGGCTATCTATCTGGAGTATTTATTGGCCCAGAGTAAATTGAAGCATGTTTTCGGCAGGGCCTGATCATATCAGCATTGCCAGTTCAAAGGCTGGTGGTGCTTGCATGTTATCTTACGGCTTTaagctttattttattttcccttGCCTGACCCTTTCCCACACGTGCCTGTTGAGCAACCATCCCAAGAATGCAACTCCTCCCACCCTGTTGTCGCTTGTCTACCTTGCCCCAACGCTCCCAGTGCCCTGTGTGTGGGTCAGGTTGGAGTTTGACCACACATGGGCTCTTTTGGTGAGAGGGTCCAGGGGTGATGGTTTCACCAGAGGACGAGAGCAAGCAGAGGTTTGCTTTCCATTTGGAGGGGTTCTGATCACTGGGGGAGGGGTGTATGCAGTTAGAccaggttcacacacacacacacacacacacacacacaaggggggAAAGAGGGTGAGGGGGAAGGGGCTGGTACAACTGAGCATTGATGTTTTAACCAGGTTGTCAATTGAGTACGATTTTCTATGGGGTTTCTCACAAAGGAAGTGGGGAAGCTTGGGTGTTGCCATTGACATATTGAAATGCTCAGATGGCTTGATGCAGGCATGCACACCATTTCTGTGGTAAACAAAAGCTAGATATTGATacaccattttttttgtcatgttgCTGCTTCATTTGTGAAACTGGTTCATTCTATTCTcaaaaacaagacaaaagagAAGACGCTTTGTTTACTTTGACACTTTTTGTTTAATGACGTTATTTTCCTTTTGTGTCAGTCTTATTTGGGAATCCATATCTTTGTAATATCTTAAATTTCCTCACAATAAACCTCACCATAACCATAGATATCAAAACAATGAACATCTGCACTTTTGTCCTATCCTATGATGGCAGTCCATTTTTGGTTCTTGCTTCCTTAATgtgtctctccttttctctgccTCTACctaccctcccccctccctcttcccctTAATCCCCCCCCCTTGCCTTGACAGAGCAAACTGCACATGGAGGGCTTCCGCagtctgagagagggagagaccgtGGAGTTCACCTTCAAAAAGTCATCCAAGGGCCTGGAGTCGCTCCGGGTGACTGGCCCAGAGGGAGCTCCC
This genomic interval carries:
- the LOC121696217 gene encoding protein lin-28 homolog A-like isoform X2, producing the protein MAEGGCAKTEEGEAPSSEEDSGSFHGSGVCKWFNVRMGFGFLSMTNRDGVPLETAVDVFVHQSKLHMEGFRSLREGETVEFTFKKSSKGLESLRVTGPEGAPCVGSEKRPKGAQKRRSKGDKCYNCGGPNHHAKECQLPPQPKKCHFCQSIAHMVASCPIKAQQSSPGSQERSSSAAGGEEEELMRPAPAPLPPESSD
- the LOC121696217 gene encoding protein lin-28 homolog A-like isoform X1, whose translation is MSNPNGDDAEEHSRGCAKTEEGEAPSSEEDSGSFHGSGVCKWFNVRMGFGFLSMTNRDGVPLETAVDVFVHQSKLHMEGFRSLREGETVEFTFKKSSKGLESLRVTGPEGAPCVGSEKRPKGAQKRRSKGDKCYNCGGPNHHAKECQLPPQPKKCHFCQSIAHMVASCPIKAQQSSPGSQERSSSAAGGEEEELMRPAPAPLPPESSD